ATCGCCGTGCCCGGCCTCGGCGCGCCGGTGCGCGTGATCTACGACGCGCGCGCCGTACCGCACATCTTCGCCACGCGCGAGGACGACGCGTACCGCGCGCTCGGCTACGTCGTCGCCCGCGACCGGCTGTTCCAGATGTACGTGCAGACGCTCGCCGGCAGCGGACGGCTCACCGAGATGGGCGGCGCGCGCGTGCTTCCGCTCGACCGCGAGATGCGGCACCTCGGCATGCCGTGGGCCGCCGAGCGCAAGCTCCGCGCGGTCGACACCACGAGCGCGACGTGGCGCAACGTCGTCGCGTACGCGGCGGGCGTGAACGCGTACATCGGCAAGCTGGCGCCGGGCGACGTGCCGATGGAGTTCCGCATGCTCGGCCTCGCGCCGCCGCGGTGGGAGCCGATCAACTCGCTGCACCTCATGAACCGCATGGGGTACACGCTCGCCGACATCGACCCGGAGACGGACCGCGCCGCGGCTGCCGCCCGCGTCGGTCGCGCGGCCGCCGAGGCGCTGTTCCCGGTGGCCGAGCCGATCGTCGAGCCGATCCAGCCGAACGGCCAGCGTGCGCCGCGCTTCGACTTCGCGCCGCTGCCGCCGCCGGGCGCGCCGGACACCGCCGCCGCGACGGTCGCCGCGCTCGTGGGCGACGCGTTCCCGCTCCGTCTCGCCGCGCACCGTGCGCTGAGCGAGGAGCCGACGACGATGGCGAGCAACAACTGGGCGGTCGCGCCGCGCCGCACGAAGAACGGCTACGCGCTGCTCGCCGGCGACCCGCACCTCGAGCTCACGCTCCCGTCGATCTGGTACGAGGCGCACCTCGTGGTGCCCGGGCAGCTCGACGTGTACGGCGTCACCATCCCGGGCGCGCCGGGGATCATCATCGGCTTCAACCGCGACGTCGCGTGGACGTTCACGAACACCGGCGCCGACGTCATGGACTACTGGGCGGAGCGCGTGGACGACGACGCGCACCCCACGAAGTACATGCTCGACGGCGTGTGGCGCCCGCTCGAGACGCGTGTGGAGACGTACCGCGCGCCTAACGGCTCCGCGCTCGCCACCGACACGCTGTACTTCACGCACCGCGGACCGATGCGGCGCGAGGGCGGCCGCTGGGTGTCGATGCGCTGGACCGTGCTCGAGCCGGGCTCGAACGAGGTCGAGGGGTTCCAGCGCGTGGCGCGCGCGCGCAGCGTGGCCGAGTGGCACGACATCATGGGGGCCGTGTACTGGGCGCCCGCGCAGAACATGCTCACCGCCGACCGGCAGGGGCACATCGGCATCCGCTCCACGGGCCACTACCCGCTGCGTGCCGGCGACGGCAGCGGTCTCGAGCTGCGCGACGGCACCACGTCGGCGAACGACTGGCGCGGCATCGTTCCGCTCGCGCAGTACCCGCAGGCGTTCGACCCGCCGCAGGGCTACCTCGCGAGCGCGAATCAGCAGCCGATCGACCCGAAGCAGGCGGGCTGGTACATCGGCGGCTCGTACGATCCGTGGCGCGCGCTCCGGATCAACGCGCTGCTGCGCGCCGACTCGCAGATGACGCCCGACGCGATGCGCCGCATGCAGACGGATCCGGGCAGCGCGCGCGCGCCGACTACTTCGTGCCGTTCTTCCTCGCGGCGTCCAACACCGCGCACGCCGGCGTCGACTCCGCGAAGCTCGCCGAGGCCGGCCGGCTGCTGTCGCAGTGGGACCGCCGCTACACGCGCGACGACACGCGCGCGGTGCTGTTCGAGCTCGCGATGCGCGAGCTGTCCATCCGCACGTGGGACGAGCTGGACGACGAGGCGAAGGGCGCGCGCCCCGCCCCCGGCGCGTTCGGCGAGCCCTCGACGACGCCGGCCCGCGCGGTGAACGTCCCCACGGCGATCCTCGCCGAGCTGCTCGCCGACTCGGCGAGCGCGTGGTGGGACGTGCGGCGTACGGGCGACCGCGTGGAGCATCGCGACGACGTCGTCGCGGCGAGCCTCGTCGCCGCGCTCGACAGCGCGCGCCGCAAGTACGGCGAGCCCGACGCCGGTGGGTGGACGTGGAGCAGGATGCGCCACGCGAACATCAAGCACCTGCTGCAGATCCCGGCGCTCGGCGCGCTCGACCTGCCGGTGCAGGGCGGGCCATCGACGATCGCGCCGTCGCCCGGCACCGGCACGCACGGCCCGAGCTGGCGCATGGTCGTCGAGCTCGGCCCGGAGGTGCACGCGATGTCGATCTACCCCGGCGGCCAGTCGGGCAATCCGCTCAGCCCGCGCTACAAGGACCGCATCGGAAAGTGGCTTGCGGGAGAGCTCGACACCCTCTTCGTTCCCCACGCCGCGAGCGAGATGGCCGGCGCGCGTTCGGCGGGCGCCCTCACCCTCGTTCCCGGTCGCTGACCCCTCCCACGCATGCGTGCTCTCTCCGTCCTCGTCCTCGCCGCGCTGCTGGGGCTCGTCACCGTGTTCGTCGCGTGGTGGGCCGTGCCCATCGTCGCGTTCGTGTGGGGGATCGTGACCGCGCGGTGGATGCGGCGGCCGGCCGCCGGCGCGGCGCTCGCCGGGGCGTTAGCGTGGGCGGCGCTATTGGGCGTGGACGCGATGGACGGCCGCCTGTACGGCCTCGGCACGCTGTTCGGGGAGATCGCGAAGCTGCCGCCCGCGGTCTTCTTCGCGCTCTCGGTCCTGTTCCCCGCGCTCCTCGCGTGGAGCGCCGCCGCGCTCGGGGCCGACCTGCGAGGGCGTCCGGCGCGCCGTCGGTACTACGTGCCGCCCGACAAGATCCTCGGCCCGGCCACCCGCGTCGGCCGGAGCGACGAGGTGCGGGCCCGCGGGTGACCGGGGTGATTAAGTTGCACGGTCGCAGGTTGGAGCATTCCTAGCCACGTCGGCGAGCGACGTCGCGCTCCCACGCAACCGCTGCAACCGGATCGTGCCCACGAAATATCACGCGCGCACCAAGATCGTCGGAACGCTGGGCCCCGCGAGTACGTCGCGGGAGACCATCCGCGGTCTCATCGACGCGGGACTGAACGTCGCCCGCATCAACTTCTCGCACGGGACCCACGAGCAGCACGCCGAGCGCGTGCGCCTGGTGCGCGAGGCGGCCCGCGAGGCCGGCTGCGCCGTCGCGATCCTCGGCGACCTGCAGGGCCCGCGCATCCGCATCGGCGACCTCGAGGCGCCGGTGCCGCTCGAAGCCGGCGAGGAGATCGTCCTGTATCCCGAAGGCGAGCCGCCCGCGGTCGACGAGGGGGATGCGCGTCAGCTGCCGATCACGTACGAGGCGCTCGCCGACGACGTGAGCTCGGGCGACCGGATCCTGGTCGACGACGGGTTGATCGAGCTCGTGGTGCTCGCCGTCGAGGGACGGCGCGTCCGCGCGCGCGTGGTGCACGGCGGGCCGGTGAAGAG
This DNA window, taken from Gemmatirosa kalamazoonensis, encodes the following:
- a CDS encoding penicillin acylase family protein yields the protein MPFFLAASNTAHAGVDSAKLAEAGRLLSQWDRRYTRDDTRAVLFELAMRELSIRTWDELDDEAKGARPAPGAFGEPSTTPARAVNVPTAILAELLADSASAWWDVRRTGDRVEHRDDVVAASLVAALDSARRKYGEPDAGGWTWSRMRHANIKHLLQIPALGALDLPVQGGPSTIAPSPGTGTHGPSWRMVVELGPEVHAMSIYPGGQSGNPLSPRYKDRIGKWLAGELDTLFVPHAASEMAGARSAGALTLVPGR